In Amycolatopsis sp. EV170708-02-1, the following are encoded in one genomic region:
- a CDS encoding 3-oxoacyl-ACP reductase yields the protein MVQRFEGRVAVITGGSSGIGLATARRLASEGGKVVIGDISADAGKAAADEVGGLFVQADVTDAEQVEALFQTTVDTFGSVDVAFNNAGISPPEDDSILTTGIDAWEKVQKVNLTSVYLCCKAVLPHMQRQGKGSIINTASFVAVMGAATSQISYTASKGGVLAMSRELGVQFARENIRVNALCPGPVNTPLLKELFAKDPERAARRLVHVPVGRFAEPEEIAAAVAFLASDDASFITASQFLVDGGISGAYVTPL from the coding sequence ATGGTTCAGCGTTTCGAAGGCCGCGTCGCGGTCATCACCGGCGGCAGCAGCGGGATCGGCCTCGCCACCGCGCGGCGGCTGGCGAGCGAAGGCGGGAAGGTCGTCATCGGCGACATCTCCGCCGACGCGGGCAAAGCCGCGGCCGACGAGGTCGGCGGCCTGTTCGTGCAGGCCGACGTCACCGACGCCGAGCAGGTCGAGGCCCTGTTCCAGACCACTGTGGACACTTTCGGCTCGGTCGACGTCGCGTTCAACAACGCGGGCATCTCCCCGCCCGAGGACGACTCGATCCTCACCACGGGCATCGACGCGTGGGAGAAGGTACAGAAGGTCAACCTGACGTCGGTGTACCTGTGCTGCAAGGCCGTGCTGCCGCATATGCAGCGGCAGGGCAAGGGCTCGATCATCAACACGGCGTCGTTCGTCGCGGTGATGGGTGCGGCGACGTCGCAGATCTCGTACACCGCGTCCAAGGGCGGGGTGCTCGCGATGAGCCGGGAGCTGGGCGTGCAGTTCGCGCGGGAGAACATCCGGGTGAACGCGCTGTGCCCGGGTCCGGTGAACACGCCGCTGCTCAAGGAGCTGTTCGCGAAGGACCCCGAGCGGGCCGCGCGGCGGCTGGTGCACGTGCCGGTCGGGCGGTTCGCGGAGCCGGAGGAGATCGCGGCCGCGGTCGCCTTCCTGGCGAGCGACGACGCCTCGTTCATCACGGCTTCGCAGTTCCTGGTGGACGGGGGCATCTCGGGCGCCTACGTCACCCCGCTCTGA